The genomic segment CCccagaaggggtgtgtgtgtgcgtgtgggggggttAATGGAGATGTTATACGCAAACAACGCTATTCCCCTGCTTTACACCCCAGGCCAACTGAAGATGTTGGCTGGAAAGGATTTGCACTATTAACAGAGAATTAAATTTCCCACCAAAAGGAGCCAATATAATATTAGATATTCAAAGAGTCAAAATAAAACTCTTTATTAACTACTTTGTGCCGTTTTCTTCACATGAAAAATTGGTAATCATTTTATTTTCCAGACTATGACATGCGACAGctgaaaatgatttattttgcGTATAAGAAATCCCAATGTCCCTTTCATCTCATACCAAGGTAACACCGTTGAGCAGGGGGGGCAGGTCACACATTGGGGATATTTGGTGCCCACTCGACAGATGTTAAGGAGAGGAGGAATTATTGCTTTTCTTGAACAATCCTCATGGACTTTTAAGGGGACATACaataccaccaggtgcgagtgtgattagccttacaagctgttttgaaaatctgccccatatgacatcactagtgggcgtgtccacctagatctctgctggatagatcagtctaccagtctatccagtggactgaagtaaacgttgctcatctatcgaGCACAGATCTagatggccacgcccactagtgatgtcagatgggggcagattttcaaaacggcttgtatggttaatcacactcacgcctggtggtataatatgtcccctttaataaacATTTCTGGCAGATACTACCAGGAATGCGATAACAGGAACTCAAGCTTGAGTCTGAGTGTAAACTTGCACCCCCTTAAGGAGTTTTAAGAGAACTACACATTCTGGTGGTAAAAACAGATTCCATCTTTCAGATCAGGCCTCTTCTCCATTTATAGTATGTAGCACAAGGCCTGTCAACTGTGTCCAATCCACTATTGATACAAGACATGGGCACACCAAAATGACCCAATTCTCATCGGTATAGCCGGCATCCCGCCTTCATTTATAGATTTTCTTTTCAAGAACATTTCAAGCTAACTGCTAGGCGTCCGatttcctctttttctttgaCTTGGGCCTCTGGGGATCCTCTCTGGGACAGGGAATTATTTCAACAGCCATctccagcctcctcttcctgctgggCTTGTCGCTAAGGTAACCGCTGGAGTCGCTGCCGTGTTGCTCCGGCACCGTCACTGCCTGCTCCTGCCCCTCGTCCTTCGGACCCTCatcctttttcttcttcttcttcttcttctttttctcagATGTAGGGGGACTGTCCGTGGCTCCGTCCAAGTGTTGGTCGCCTCCTCGCGGGGCCgtcaactcctcctcctgctccctctcctgctTCACCGCCCTGCTGACCTCACCGTCCTCGTCGGGCTCCTGCCTGACATCACCCTCCGTCAGCACCGCATGCTGCTTGTCtcgcttcttcttctttttcttgggCGTCTCCTCAGGGGCCTCCGGGGCCGAGGGCGACGTCTGGTGGTCGGTGACGATGCACTCCATGCACTCGGCCATGGCCAGCATCTCCTGAACCCTGGAGCGACCACACAACTCGTCAGCAGCCATATTGAGGTACATGTTCAATGAGCTCCCCCCCTATTCTTCCCTTCAGTAACACAGCGGTCACAACTCCAACTGTTCTTTGAAACTCTAGATTATAGCAGCTAAGGATCTTGAATTGCCCTCATTGGGGAAAaagttatatataatatctgttaggggtgggaatctactggcacctcacgattcgattccgattatgaggtcaacgattcgatttcTGAAGTGATTAtagatgcaacaattttttttatgtacatttccatgtgagtttcaaaaatatatatatacatctaggtttgctactcagagtttgctaatcatttcctacttttgtgatgatcattaaagacatcaacagatgaattaacttatctaatatttcataagagagaaagcttttgtctcaaatatgactttctatgaacaatgcaataatcaatgcagcttgcattataacacaatatggaagcatgtaaaaaataggtttcagttatattttctttctatctttcttttctatgtcattaaaggaaaagctgctcttgaattagaaggagttcttgtgtttggctgtgagtttgcgcgcatgctatgggtaggctgaatcgcaatcatgtctagacaaatcagattggccaatacacactgcagataaattcaataattttaaaattacagaaattatccctctctggcgaacagaatgttgcagcaggcaaaaaaaataaaatgtaaacccCAAAtagctgtaggcctacagacagaCCGATACTTGGACATCAGCCGATGGTACCAAACCAAATGCAATGTTCTCATGAGCGAAAAACATTACTTTAGAGAACCTGCACTTACAACACATTTACATTATATATACAAGATGGCCCTACCTGAAGTCAACATCTtaataatgtatttttaaacAGACCATCTAATACAAGGAGGGGGGGATCTTCTTATATGGgtattatattgttatatacAAGCTGTTGAGCCGTAATCTTCACAATTTACTGTTATTTGGACTTTGCTGACAATTCGAATAGCGTGAAATTATATAAATGAGCTGGCAATGTGGTTTTAATGACAAGGTTCAGATGACATCGACAACGAAGGCGCAATTCTACGGTCAATTAACTTGCATTTGTTGTAGAAGCTAAAACTATAATAGCAACCACTCACTTATTATTTAGACATCGGGAAGATGTAGGGTAACAATGACGCAACCtgcccatctcccccccactcaCTTGGTCCGCTCTAGCCGTCCTCGGATCAGTAACACGCCTACTTGGTCGGCGTCTATCTGGTTCACCTCAAACTCCAGGCCTGCTCCTATCCTCGGCCCCATCTCTCGCCAGGTATCCACGGAGATCAGGTTAGGTTTGGGGATGCTGGCGTTGAAGCAGCCATGCACCAGGCAGCCAACATGGCTTGCCCCCAGTTTATTGACTATGCCCTGTGCAGAAGAGATATACAACATAgacatacatttaaatgcagTAAAGAGGGGATAAAATAAtcattgtgtatatatacactCATGGATAATCTTGGTTGATCCAaggttaaaaaatgtatgtcCCAAAAAAGAAGCAGGGCTTTTAATGGCTTGCAAACATGGGCTTATATATTATGACCCGTTGTGAGAAGTATGTACAGATGGGGCCAAGCATCTGCTTTTTATCCTGGCCGTTTTCACCTGAATCTCAATGCGAGCCTTTAGACTACGCGTTCTTCTGTGAAAGTGAAACATTAATTTCCAAGTCCAGGCAGAGTGGTTCGGGTTGCGACAGCGGACCAGAAAAGCATAGTAGTAATAAGACTGCTACCATGATCTATAACGTTATGCCTGTGAATCATATGTCAGATACTCACCAGCAGCTTCTGTCCTGGTTCGGGGTTGAAAACCACAAAGCTGGCAGCTATGTCCATGTGGATGTAGCCGTTATCGTCACAGATGTCTCCCTGGGCGCCCAGGATCGAAATGTGGTCATATGCCAAAGGAACCCCTTTCAATCTAAATTAAACGAGTAATAAAGGAGAGAGCACGTCATTCGCTCGGGTAGAAGTAAACAACTTGTTCTCAACAGACAGCCGAACGCAGACACAGGAAGAGAGAATCGGCGCTCACTGTTGGGTTGAATGGTCGACGTTATCAGAACTACCCTGCCTGCAGCTAGGTCTGCTATGTCAACATTAATCAGCAAACAGCTTACTTCTCGGAGTACTTCAGCAGCTCAGTGTCCAGCTCCTCCTGTATGcccgtcctcttcctctttatGTACATGGGCGCCAGGCCGATGCGTCTCCTGTGCGTGTCTAGAACCAGACACGAGTACGGCGCCGACACCAGTTTGCAAGCGTCGGCAAACGTGGGAATAAACCCCTGGCCTGACGCTGGACCTCCAGCAATAATACTGGGGAGTTTGTTCAGTGTCGCTGGACCACCC from the Gadus morhua chromosome 22, gadMor3.0, whole genome shotgun sequence genome contains:
- the polr1f gene encoding DNA-directed RNA polymerase I subunit RPA43, giving the protein MADVKHGTETPKHLIMSSELPPGGPATLNKLPSIIAGGPASGQGFIPTFADACKLVSAPYSCLVLDTHRRRIGLAPMYIKRKRTGIQEELDTELLKYSEKLKGVPLAYDHISILGAQGDICDDNGYIHMDIAASFVVFNPEPGQKLLGIVNKLGASHVGCLVHGCFNASIPKPNLISVDTWREMGPRIGAGLEFEVNQIDADQVGVLLIRGRLERTKVQEMLAMAECMECIVTDHQTSPSAPEAPEETPKKKKKKRDKQHAVLTEGDVRQEPDEDGEVSRAVKQEREQEEELTAPRGGDQHLDGATDSPPTSEKKKKKKKKKKDEGPKDEGQEQAVTVPEQHGSDSSGYLSDKPSRKRRLEMAVEIIPCPREDPQRPKSKKKRKSDA